One window of Chionomys nivalis chromosome 18, mChiNiv1.1, whole genome shotgun sequence genomic DNA carries:
- the Tent5c gene encoding terminal nucleotidyltransferase 5C: MAEEGSSTRDCESLSVLNWDQVSRLHEVLTEVVPVHGRGNFPTLEITLKDIVQTVRSRLEEAGIKVQDVRLNGSAAGHVLVKDNGLGCKDLDLIFHVALPTEAEFQLVRDVVLCSLLNFLPEGVNKLKISPVTLKEAYVQKLVKVCTDADRWSLISLSNKNGRNVELKFVDSIRRQFEFSVDSFQIILDSLLFFYDCSSNPISEHFHPTVIGESVYGDFEEAFDHLQNRLIATKNPEEIRGGGLLKYSNLLVRDFRPADQEEIKTLERYMCSRFFIDFPDILEQQRKLETYLQNHFAEEERNKYEYLMILRRVVNESTVCLMGHERRQTLNLISLLALRVLAEQNIIPSATNVTCYYQPAPYVSDGNFNNYYIAHPPVTYSQPYPTWLPCN; this comes from the coding sequence ATGGCAGAGGAGGGCAGCAGTACCAGGGACTGTGAGTCCCTCAGCGTGCTCAACTGGGATCAGGTTAGCCGGCTGCATGAGGTCCTGACTGAGGTCGTGCCCGTCCATGGACGAGGCAACTTTCCAACCTTGGAGATCACCCTTAAGGACATCGTCCAGACTGTCCGTAGTCGGCTGGAGGAGGCGGGCATCAAGGTTCAGGATGTCCGACTGAATGGCTCTGCAGCTGGCCACGTTTTGGTCAAAGACAACGGCCTGGGTTGCAAAGATCTGGATCTCATCTTTCACGTGGCTCTTCCCACAGAGGCAGAATTTCAGCTGGTGAGAGATGTGGTCTTGTGTTCCCTTCTGAACTTTCTGCCGGAGGGCGTGAACAAGCTCAAAATCAGCCCGGTCACTCTGAAGGAGGCCTATGTGCAGAAGCTGGTGAAGGTTTGCACAGACGCAGACCGCTGGAGCCTTATTTCCCTCTCCAACAAGAATGGCAGGAACGTGGAGCTCAAGTTTGTTGACTCCATCCGGCGCCAGTTTGAGTTCAGTGTGGACTCCTTTCAGATCATCCTagactctttgctctttttctaTGACTGCTCCAGTAATCCCATCTCTGAGCATTTCCACCCCACCGTGATCGGGGAGAGTGTGTACGGGGACTTTGAGGAAGCCTTTGACCATCTCCAGAACCGGCTGATCGCCACCAAGAACCCTGAGGAAATCCGAGGCGGGGGTCTTCTTAAGTACAGCAACCTCCTGGTGCGGGACTTCAGGCCTGCGGACCAGGAGGAAATCAAGACTCTAGAACGTTACATGTGCTCCAGGTTTTTCATCGACTTCCCGGATATCCTGGAACAGCAGAGGAAGCTGGAGACCTACCTTCAAAACCACTTCGCCGAAGAAGAGAGAAACAAGTACGAATACCTCATGATTCTTCGCAGGGTTGTGAATGAAAGCACCGTGTGCCTCATGGGGCACGAACGCAGGCAGACCCTGAACCTCATCTCTCTCCTGGCCTTGCGAGTGCTGGCAGAACAAAACATCATCCCCAGCGCCACCAATGTCACCTGTTACTACCAGCCAGCTCCTTATGTCAGTGACGGCAACTTCAACAACTATTACATTGCCCATCCTCCAGTTACCTACAGCCAGCCTTATCCTACATGGCTGCCCTGTAACTAA